A part of Candidatus Saccharibacteria bacterium genomic DNA contains:
- a CDS encoding slipin family protein, whose product MEVIVGLMTLVFPGFIFLLIFLFSGLKIVNQYERGVVLTLGKYTGVREPGLRYIVPIFQKMMRVDVRSMPIDVPKQEVITKDNVTIGVDAVVYLRVVDSAKAMLETTNYVYATSQFAQAALRDVTGGADLDELLASREAISEKIKEIVDSETDKWGIDVENVKVQNIELPQEMKRAMAKQAEAERERRAKIIAAEGEQMSAKKLGEAADIIAAHPIALQLRNLQVLTEIAVEKNSTIIFPNQFMDTVDSVKKFMAKETN is encoded by the coding sequence ATGGAAGTAATTGTAGGCTTAATGACATTGGTATTCCCAGGGTTTATATTTTTATTGATATTTTTGTTCAGTGGACTCAAGATTGTTAACCAGTATGAGCGTGGTGTTGTACTGACTCTTGGTAAATATACTGGTGTACGCGAGCCGGGTCTTCGCTATATCGTGCCTATTTTTCAAAAAATGATGCGTGTAGATGTACGCAGCATGCCTATTGATGTACCAAAACAAGAAGTTATTACGAAAGATAATGTGACGATTGGTGTCGATGCGGTAGTATATCTGCGTGTCGTCGATAGCGCCAAAGCCATGCTTGAAACCACCAACTATGTCTATGCGACAAGCCAGTTTGCCCAGGCGGCGCTGCGTGACGTGACGGGCGGTGCCGACCTTGATGAGCTGCTTGCCAGCCGTGAAGCAATTAGCGAAAAGATCAAGGAAATTGTCGACAGCGAAACCGACAAGTGGGGTATTGATGTCGAGAATGTCAAAGTACAGAATATTGAACTCCCACAAGAAATGAAGCGAGCTATGGCCAAGCAGGCCGAAGCCGAGCGTGAGCGACGTGCCAAGATTATTGCCGCTGAAGGTGAGCAAATGAGTGCCAAGAAGCTTGGTGAGGCCGCTGATATCATTGCTGCGCACCCGATTGCGCTACAGCTACGCAACTTGCAGGTCTTGACCGAAATCGCTGTCGAAAAAAACAGTACCATTATCTTCCCAAACCAGTTCATGGACACGGTCGACAGCGTGAAGAAATTCATGGCAAAAGAAACAAACTAG
- a CDS encoding nucleotide pyrophosphohydrolase, with protein MTKKVTFEEVYSTVMQYVMARKWDKTNDSRGLAVSLSLEANELLEYFQWHDDSFGSKEDMASELADIMIYAIQFADRYGIDIPDAIAKKIEMQDKKYPKEIFEIEDEKERNARWLEAKRNYRKDTTL; from the coding sequence ATGACGAAAAAAGTTACGTTTGAGGAAGTATATTCCACTGTCATGCAGTATGTTATGGCACGTAAGTGGGATAAAACCAACGATTCACGAGGGCTTGCAGTATCACTCTCGCTAGAGGCCAACGAACTGCTAGAGTACTTTCAATGGCATGACGATTCGTTTGGCAGCAAAGAAGACATGGCAAGCGAATTAGCAGATATTATGATTTATGCCATTCAATTTGCCGACAGGTACGGCATAGACATACCCGATGCGATTGCAAAAAAGATTGAAATGCAAGATAAAAAGTATCCGAAGGAAATATTTGAAATTGAAGACGAAAAAGAACGTAATGCGCGCTGGCTAGAAGCGAAAAGGAACTACAGGAAAGACACAACTTTGTGA
- a CDS encoding replication-associated recombination protein A has translation MTRVPLAEQMRPTNLDDVIGQSHLLSKDAVIRKIAEYKEPVNLILWGPPGTGKTTLARIIAKEANADFIELSAVTAGKKDVLKVVEHARQNWNLGVRTMLFVDEIHRFNKAQQDAFLPHVESGLITLTGATTENPSFEIISPLLSRSHVLVLQPLSHDEIKTVLRRALKYLRKTKAITPSALDYLTELSGGDARVALGNLELALSINGEKITPDIVKVAAQKKLPGYDKTGDMHYDVISAFIKSMRGSDERATTYYLSRMIDAGEDPKFIARRMVIFASEDIGLAGNGALALAVATFQAVERIGMPEANYSLYHCAIALARSAKSREVTEAMHEAKSLAQRHPHSPVPLHIRNAPTKLMHELGYSKDYQWQAGFVPSHGFLPDEITGSTL, from the coding sequence ATGACACGTGTGCCGCTGGCGGAACAAATGCGACCAACAAACTTGGATGATGTGATCGGTCAATCACATCTTCTTTCCAAGGATGCAGTAATCCGAAAGATTGCCGAATATAAAGAACCCGTAAACCTCATCCTATGGGGCCCACCCGGCACCGGCAAAACAACACTTGCGCGTATTATTGCTAAGGAAGCAAACGCCGATTTTATCGAATTGTCAGCTGTAACCGCAGGTAAAAAAGATGTCCTGAAGGTGGTCGAACACGCACGACAAAACTGGAACTTGGGTGTGCGTACAATGTTATTTGTTGATGAAATCCATCGATTCAATAAAGCACAGCAAGATGCTTTTTTACCACATGTTGAGAGCGGGCTCATAACGCTTACTGGTGCAACAACTGAAAACCCCAGTTTTGAAATCATTAGTCCACTTTTGAGTCGTAGTCATGTTCTGGTATTGCAACCGCTTAGCCACGACGAAATCAAGACAGTTCTTAGGCGAGCACTCAAATATCTCAGGAAGACAAAAGCAATAACACCGAGTGCTCTCGACTATTTGACCGAATTGAGCGGTGGTGACGCTCGAGTGGCACTTGGTAACCTAGAGTTAGCACTTAGTATCAATGGAGAAAAAATTACACCCGATATAGTGAAGGTTGCTGCCCAAAAGAAACTTCCGGGCTACGACAAAACCGGTGACATGCATTACGACGTTATCAGTGCTTTCATCAAAAGCATGCGAGGTAGCGATGAGCGCGCAACAACCTATTATCTTAGTCGTATGATCGATGCGGGTGAAGATCCAAAATTCATTGCCAGACGCATGGTGATTTTTGCCAGTGAAGACATAGGTCTTGCGGGAAACGGCGCTTTAGCACTTGCGGTAGCTACTTTTCAAGCCGTCGAGCGAATTGGCATGCCAGAAGCAAATTATAGTTTATACCACTGTGCTATCGCTCTAGCACGCTCAGCAAAATCGCGTGAAGTCACGGAAGCTATGCACGAAGCGAAAAGCCTCGCACAGCGCCACCCCCATTCACCCGTTCCGCTTCATATTCGTAACGCACCCACCAAACTCATGCACGAGCTTGGTTACAGCAAGGACTACCAGTGGCAAGCTGGCTTCGTGCCATCACACGGCTTTTTGCCTGACGAAATAACAGGGTCTACACTATAG
- a CDS encoding winged helix-turn-helix transcriptional regulator codes for MDIHSSLSFRLHTLVYTLDAIADRVITQSSSINFSQFLTLLCVYQNPNTTQKFVAGWLRVAEATVSYTIQKLSDAKLISVSKSTFDTRKNTVRLTPEGITLVESLYAKLEESSKHLFSVLPKGRLAQLDKDVEKLVNTLNNKVS; via the coding sequence ATGGACATACACTCTTCGCTCAGTTTTCGTTTGCATACGCTCGTCTATACGCTCGACGCTATCGCCGACCGAGTCATCACACAAAGCTCATCTATCAACTTTTCACAGTTTCTGACGCTGCTGTGTGTTTATCAGAATCCAAACACAACCCAAAAGTTTGTCGCAGGCTGGCTTCGAGTGGCTGAAGCAACGGTCAGTTACACCATACAGAAGCTATCTGATGCAAAGCTAATATCTGTTAGTAAATCAACGTTTGATACCAGAAAAAACACCGTTAGGCTTACACCCGAAGGCATCACACTCGTAGAGAGCCTGTACGCCAAGCTTGAGGAGTCGTCAAAGCACTTATTTTCTGTGCTGCCAAAAGGACGCCTCGCTCAGCTCGACAAAGACGTCGAAAAACTTGTAAACACACTAAACAATAAGGTTAGTTAG
- a CDS encoding metallopeptidase family protein → MNDILDAEFDTMITQAMDELPQEYIKNLNNVVITFADEPTAQQLQKQGVRSGQLLLGLYEGIPQTSRLSSSYSGILPDKITLFKLPLCMTSRDAGELFQQVKRTLWHEIAHHYGLKYEHIDKRERRHG, encoded by the coding sequence ATGAACGATATCCTAGACGCTGAGTTTGACACAATGATTACGCAGGCGATGGATGAATTGCCTCAGGAATATATAAAAAACCTGAATAATGTTGTTATTACATTTGCCGACGAACCAACCGCTCAACAGCTACAGAAGCAGGGTGTGCGCAGTGGCCAGCTGCTACTCGGACTTTACGAAGGCATTCCGCAAACCTCGCGACTTAGCTCGAGCTATAGCGGTATATTGCCAGATAAAATTACACTCTTTAAACTACCGCTCTGCATGACTTCTCGTGATGCAGGGGAACTTTTTCAACAGGTAAAGCGAACCTTGTGGCATGAGATCGCACATCACTATGGGCTAAAGTATGAACATATCGATAAGCGCGAACGACGTCATGGCTAG
- a CDS encoding DUF2797 domain-containing protein, whose translation MSTRGLVIVSRPIVPNAPPYLLLGTNKSLHKYILSKDMPMSLTVDYHTKYCTGWYDINAHKNHACDNDAQVDSSYDSCFVCRKKTDFNPAFYNTTQISQKQAIYNDQPHSVYIAYFGNSVAKVGIMSDSRGRERLYEQGAMLYVVIGSYSNATMAHNLEQRLIQKGLKNSVTKKQKAAAYESVIRIADEEHVFLEILKNLGYEESKIVSNLDMFFFGLYPKEPIEPFGNKPMSGHVAGVVGRYLVLQNNDRYYGVWLTDMFGYRVEVGSAITMIDRKPQQASLF comes from the coding sequence GTGAGCACACGCGGTCTAGTCATTGTTTCGCGCCCTATCGTGCCAAATGCACCACCATACCTTTTGCTTGGGACTAACAAATCCTTGCACAAATATATATTGAGTAAAGACATGCCGATGTCGTTGACAGTAGACTACCATACGAAGTATTGCACGGGCTGGTACGATATTAACGCTCACAAGAACCATGCCTGCGACAATGATGCTCAAGTAGACTCATCGTATGACTCATGTTTTGTCTGCCGCAAAAAGACTGATTTCAATCCGGCATTTTATAACACAACTCAAATATCTCAAAAGCAGGCCATCTATAACGACCAGCCACATTCGGTATATATTGCCTATTTTGGGAACAGTGTAGCGAAAGTGGGCATTATGTCGGACTCAAGGGGGCGCGAGCGACTATACGAACAGGGTGCAATGCTGTATGTGGTTATTGGTTCATATTCAAATGCAACAATGGCACACAACCTGGAACAAAGGCTTATTCAAAAAGGACTGAAAAATAGTGTTACCAAGAAGCAAAAAGCTGCCGCATACGAATCCGTCATACGCATCGCTGACGAAGAGCATGTCTTTCTAGAAATATTAAAAAATTTAGGGTATGAAGAGAGTAAGATCGTATCGAACCTAGACATGTTCTTTTTTGGGTTATACCCCAAAGAGCCCATTGAGCCATTTGGCAATAAACCCATGTCAGGACACGTAGCGGGAGTTGTTGGCAGATACTTGGTGCTACAAAATAATGATCGTTATTACGGTGTATGGCTTACAGACATGTTTGGGTATAGGGTTGAAGTTGGCTCAGCTATCACTATGATTGACAGAAAACCCCAACAAGCAAGCCTGTTCTAA
- a CDS encoding D-alanine--D-alanine ligase — MTRKTVLLLFGGESSEHDVSIMGARNVYAAMDGDKYQVLLCYIDRQGKWWLLDSWQDSLSQHGGVQLLVAPGSGSLMTLPGNTIIHPHVILPILHGKNGEDGTVQGLAALAHIPIVGCDTTASSVCMDKVLTKQVLEASGIRTAPFIVYRRGDTKPGYEVVAERLGTVLFIKPSRAGSSVGVSKARTATEFAAALKLALEYDDTVLIEKAIVGRELETAILGNPPHHKVSGIGEIITGAEFYDYNDKYAPDSTAQVLTNVELADGVEEKIRTTSLNVYTVLGCKGLARVDYLLEGNTPYVIEVNTLPGFTNISMYPKLWRAAGMHYPELIDALIANALK, encoded by the coding sequence ATGACTCGAAAAACCGTACTATTACTATTCGGCGGAGAGTCGTCTGAACACGATGTATCTATTATGGGTGCGCGTAATGTGTATGCGGCGATGGATGGTGACAAATACCAAGTGCTGCTGTGCTATATTGATCGGCAAGGAAAATGGTGGCTACTCGATAGTTGGCAAGATAGTCTATCCCAGCACGGTGGCGTGCAGCTGCTTGTTGCACCCGGAAGCGGAAGCTTAATGACCTTGCCGGGAAATACTATTATTCATCCGCATGTCATATTGCCTATTCTGCACGGTAAAAATGGTGAGGATGGCACCGTACAGGGCTTGGCAGCACTAGCGCATATACCGATTGTCGGGTGCGACACGACAGCAAGCAGCGTTTGTATGGACAAAGTATTAACCAAGCAGGTGCTCGAGGCAAGCGGGATTCGCACCGCACCATTTATCGTCTATCGGCGCGGAGATACCAAGCCTGGATACGAAGTTGTCGCGGAACGGTTGGGTACAGTATTGTTTATTAAGCCCTCACGCGCGGGTAGCTCAGTCGGCGTATCCAAAGCGCGCACTGCAACCGAATTTGCTGCAGCCCTTAAGCTTGCGCTCGAATATGATGACACGGTGCTTATTGAAAAAGCAATTGTTGGTCGTGAGCTTGAAACGGCCATCCTTGGAAACCCGCCACACCATAAAGTAAGTGGAATTGGAGAAATTATTACAGGTGCGGAATTTTATGACTACAACGATAAATATGCACCTGATAGTACGGCGCAAGTCTTAACGAACGTAGAGTTAGCAGATGGAGTTGAAGAGAAAATCCGCACCACGTCTTTGAATGTATATACAGTTCTTGGCTGTAAAGGGTTGGCACGAGTAGATTATTTACTTGAAGGCAATACGCCCTACGTCATTGAGGTGAATACGCTACCGGGGTTTACCAATATCAGTATGTATCCCAAGTTATGGCGTGCGGCAGGTATGCACTATCCGGAGCTGATCGATGCGCTTATCGCTAATGCGCTGAAATGA